Within the Oncorhynchus kisutch isolate 150728-3 linkage group LG13, Okis_V2, whole genome shotgun sequence genome, the region AAGCGCCAAAAGGACATGCGGAATCATGAAGGTTAATAAGGAAAACAATATGGATGTTGTTATCCGTAGCACTTCCGGCCTGATGTCTTACTGCAATGTGCGTTTGCAGGTTTGATGTGTCAGCGGTCCATCCAGCCAATAAGAGAGCAGGGACCTACACAGAGATCCCCTACTGCAAAAAGATGACCAATGACCTGGTATGACTTGTaactcccaacctctctctccccctcaattcaatgggttttattggcatgggaaacatattgtaacgaccctgggtttataagcaagcgcggaaatcgaccctgccgcacgagcatgcttttgtggcacagttgatagcgcgccggacctcgggctagaaggtcgagggttcgtgacctgctccctgcctgtttcattacaatatgtttacattgccaaagcaagtgaaataaataataaacaaaagtgaaataactctttctctctctcaaacgtCCTCTCTATGCTTCAAAATCATAACAAACATTTTCACTTATAAGGATATGTGTGTTGTTTGTCAGGAGAGGCGGCTGGGCCCGGGGTCCTATGATGCTGCAGGCCATGGGGACTTCAGTAAACGGTCGGTGGCAGAGCGGGCCAAAGGGCCGGGGTGGCAGAGGGCCCAGGAGACTGCCAGGTTGGCAGCCATACCTCACCTCCTCTACAGGGAGGCCTGGGAAAACAAACGCTTCCtggtgggtcacacacacacacacacgcatgtgtgcacacacacacacacacctgacccctaacctctgtctctctgtctgtcccataGAAAACTAAAGTGGGTCCAGGAACCTACAGAGTAGCAGACTTTATAGAGGAACTGCAGAAGAAACCAGGCAGTGTGAGAGGAGTGTGTGACAGCAGGGAAGAGCGGTTCAGAAATGCACAggtaccacaacacacacacacacacagaggtaccaCAGTGCAGCTCTAGAGGGCAGGAGGACACAATATGTTATACTCAGCATACTGTTGGTAGGTCACATGTTAACACCATGTTAATAGCAGGTGTAAACTGGCTACAAACTACTAAGATCAATCTTTCTCTGTGATACTCAAAGTGCCTTACACCCCAACCCCTTCTCAAATTCTGTGTTTAAAGAGCTGGACGCCAGGCCCTGGTTGCTATGGTAATGGGGGTGTTCCATGGGCAGCGCTGGAGGAGAAGAGGTCGGGGTTATATGGGGCTCCTAGCATGCACCTCAGCTCCTCACTGCAACGCTTCCCAGAAGGcaacagtacagtatgacaaacacaaacacaacactatAACTGAAAACAACAAGGTATAGGTTACTTACGCAATaatgcacgagggggtgtggtatatggccaatataccacggctaagtgaTGTTCTTAAGCGCGacacaacgcagagtgcctggatacagcccttagccgtggtatattggccatataccacaaaccccaaggtgccttattgctattataaactggtgaccaacataattagagcattaaaaataaatgttttgttatgccTGTGCAaaacggtctgatataccatcaTGGCTGTCaaccaatcaacattcagggctcgaaccacacagtttataaaACTCGCTATACTACAACTAACTGTGTGTTCATCTGTGTAGGACTGTGGGCTGAGTCCCTGTACCTATACTCTAAAGAGCAGCACAGAGGCGTTGTTGGCCAgcggcagcagcaggagaggcgcATATGATCTCTTCACTGGACCACGAGACAAACCCATCACCGCTGGATACTTCGCTACCCCGGTAACacactcacatcacacacacctcAGAACACATCAAATTGTGAGGGACCACCATCaacttattgtgtgtgtgtacatgtgtagaAGTGTGTAAATCTAACTCCAGGGGAGTACCCCAGTGGGTGTGGGGGCTTTGGAGAGGAGTTGTGTCGTCGTGAAAAGCGGAACCACGGTGTGTTTGGAATGTTGGATCAGTACCCAGTTGTTCCAACAGAGAGAATCTACCACAGCACCCTGTCCCAATGCCCTCGACCTGCTGTGAGTACCCTAACCTTTGACCCCTAACCCTGCCCCAATGCTCTCCAACCGTTCTAGCTAACCTTTAACATCCAACCCCTGCCCCAAAAAGTGAAAGAACAAATATAAtatctttctcttctccctctattcctcctttctatccctctcccctcagACGTTCCCAGGGCCAGGGTGGTATGAGGTCGTCTCTCCACAGTCCCGTCCAGAGAGTCACACCcatccccccttcctctcctctgccccccgTGCCAGCCGTAGGACAGAAAGATTGCAGAACGGAAATTATGTGAGTTAAGCCTAACCTTCACCTCtaactctgacctctaaccctgtcCCCTAAACTCTAACATCCTCTCTTCCAATCAGAGCATGGTTGGTCCTGGTCGTTATGACATTGCAGAAAAGGGGTGTAGTAAGACTGACAATGGCTACACCTCCTCCTTCAGTTCCCGGACACAGAGATATCTTCACAAaccagacagagacaaacacacacagtaagacacacacacatacacatacagtgatACCTCACCTGAAATtaaagaaatatcacattttctaTCAGTACAgtgattgttgtgttgtgttgtgtgtgtgtgtgtgtattgctctgtgtgtttcagggagaGGTTGCGTGCGATAAATGTTCCGGTGGACAGACTGAGTTTCCTGGTGCAGCCTGGAAGGAACACTTTGATGAAATCAGCTTAGACACACACATCGAAGCATCATGGAACAAAGACTCCGGATACATGTTTACAAACCATCAGATTTCAAGTTTAGTTTTTCAACTATATTAAAATCAATATTGATCAACATGAGATGTTTTTATGTTTGGTAGAAAGTAGTAGAGATTTGCTGTTGACAAAACAAACTTTATTATCATCATACACCAACAAAAACATTTGTGGACAATAGCAGTGATCTCCTTTCTCTCTGCCAGGCAGTAGAAATAAccaggttagggttgggggtcaGAACATGTTAGGGGTTTAGAGGTCAGAACATGcaggtgttggggttaggggtcagaagttgtacactactgttcaaaagtatggggtcaattagaaatgtacttgttttttaaagaaaagcaaaacattttgtccattaaaataacaaaaatacagtgtagacactgtAATGTGTTTGTCACACTGTAAATGGctcatttttaatggaatatctacatgggcgtacagagtagaggtcgaccgattaatcggaagagccgattaattagggccgatttcaagttcataacaatcggaaatcggtatttttagATGCCGATTTTGCcgattattatttaaaaaaattacacctttatttaactaggcaagtcagttaagaacacattcttattttcaatgacggcctaggaatggtgggttaactgccttgttcaggggcagaacgacagacttttacctcgtcagctcagggattcaatcttgcaaccttacggttaactagtccaacgctctaaccacctgcctcacgaggagcctgcctgttacgcaaatacagtaagaagccaaggtaaattgctagctagcattaaacttatcttataaaaacaatgaatcataatcactagttaactacacatggttgatgatattactagtttatctagcgtgtcctgccgttgcatataatcaatgcggtgcgcATTCACTAAAagggactgtcgttgctccaacgtgtacctaaccataaacaccaatgcctttcttaaaatcaatacacagaagtatatatttttaaacctgcatatttagctaaaagaaaggttagcaggcaatattaaccaggtgcaATTGTgttacttctcttgcgttcattgcacgcagagtcagggtatatgcaacagtttgggccgcctggctcattgcgatctaatttgccagaattgtacgtaattatgacataacattgaaggttgtgcaatgtaacagcaatatttagacttagggatgccatccgttagataaaatatggaacggtttgttttgttttcgaaataatagtttctggatttgaccatattaatgacctagggctcgtatttctgtgtgttattatgttataattaagtctatgatttgatagagcagtctgactgagcgatggtaggcaccagcaggctcgtaagcattcattcaaacagcactttcatgcgttttgccagcagctcttcgcaatgcttcaagcatatcgctgtttatgacttcaagcctatcaactcccgaga harbors:
- the LOC109901581 gene encoding lymphocyte expansion molecule isoform X3 produces the protein MNFHHGDDVKKLISHVRNSTFEESHVRNRPARVARFDVSAVHPANKRAGTYTEIPYCKKMTNDLERRLGPGSYDAAGHGDFSKRSVAERAKGPGWQRAQETARLAAIPHLLYREAWENKRFLKTKVGPGTYRVADFIEELQKKPGSVRGVCDSREERFRNAQSWTPGPGCYGNGGVPWAALEEKRSGLYGAPSMHLSSSLQRFPEGNSTDCGLSPCTYTLKSSTEALLASGSSRRGAYDLFTGPRDKPITAGYFATPGSTPVGVGALERSCVVVKSGTTVCLECWISTQLFQQRESTTAPCPNALDLLRSQGQGGMRSSLHSPVQRVTPIPPSSPLPPVPAVGQKDCRTEIIAWLVLVVMTLQKRGVVRLTMATPPPSVPGHRDIFTNQTETNTHRRGCVR
- the LOC109901581 gene encoding lymphocyte expansion molecule isoform X1, whose protein sequence is MNFHHGDDVKKLISHVRNSTFEESHVRNRPARVARFDVSAVHPANKRAGTYTEIPYCKKMTNDLERRLGPGSYDAAGHGDFSKRSVAERAKGPGWQRAQETARLAAIPHLLYREAWENKRFLKTKVGPGTYRVADFIEELQKKPGSVRGVCDSREERFRNAQSWTPGPGCYGNGGVPWAALEEKRSGLYGAPSMHLSSSLQRFPEGNSTDCGLSPCTYTLKSSTEALLASGSSRRGAYDLFTGPRDKPITAGYFATPKCVNLTPGEYPSGCGGFGEELCRREKRNHGVFGMLDQYPVVPTERIYHSTLSQCPRPATFPGPGWYEVVSPQSRPESHTHPPFLSSAPRASRRTERLQNGNYSMVGPGRYDIAEKGCSKTDNGYTSSFSSRTQRYLHKPDRDKHTQERLRAINVPVDRLSFLVQPGRNTLMKSA
- the LOC109901581 gene encoding lymphocyte expansion molecule isoform X2 — translated: MAEKKFKGAPFGTQTSRFDVSAVHPANKRAGTYTEIPYCKKMTNDLERRLGPGSYDAAGHGDFSKRSVAERAKGPGWQRAQETARLAAIPHLLYREAWENKRFLKTKVGPGTYRVADFIEELQKKPGSVRGVCDSREERFRNAQSWTPGPGCYGNGGVPWAALEEKRSGLYGAPSMHLSSSLQRFPEGNSTDCGLSPCTYTLKSSTEALLASGSSRRGAYDLFTGPRDKPITAGYFATPKCVNLTPGEYPSGCGGFGEELCRREKRNHGVFGMLDQYPVVPTERIYHSTLSQCPRPATFPGPGWYEVVSPQSRPESHTHPPFLSSAPRASRRTERLQNGNYSMVGPGRYDIAEKGCSKTDNGYTSSFSSRTQRYLHKPDRDKHTQERLRAINVPVDRLSFLVQPGRNTLMKSA